Genomic segment of Pochonia chlamydosporia 170 chromosome 1, whole genome shotgun sequence:
TACAAGCAAATGTCGAATCTCATAAGGGGCTTTTCGGAGCAAACGGAGCTGGAAAAGTATTATGACATGTACGACATCAATGATCTTGACATGTCCGATGCCCTGCAGGGTTTCAGCGAAACCGAGTTTGAAGACTCTGAATCACTCAGAACTTTGAAAATCCTGGCTGCGCGATTCCACACGACACGTAAAATGCTTCTCTGTGCGCTGTTGGCCCTTGATGCTAATGGTGAAGGCTCGGATTTGCTTCGATGGACAACGGCGGTGGAAGTGCTTCGAAACCTCAATGCTAGCACAAAGGCTGCATTTTACAAGCTCCAGAACATACTGACCGAAGCTGAATGTAAGAACTATCCGAATGTCACCCAGCTAAAATGGCCCATAGACTGATTattctttgtttctgcagCATTTCCCGTACCCCCAACACCGAAAATCCCCCTAACACCTGGACGGGAGCGCTGGCGATCGCAGTTGCGGAAATTGAACTCGCTATCTACCGGAATTCGGGGGTTGCAGGCCAAGCTTCACCTGCTTAGAGAAGAATCAGACCGCGCACTAGACGACTCGAATGATGTATCGGAACTAGGACCGAACCTGATGTCGCAATACGAGTCTATCGGAGTGGATCTCAAGGAACTGATGTCGGCTTGGGAAGAGGGAAAAGCTGCTCTCGCTCTCGGAATCGATAGAAACGAAAAGAGACTATCCTCCATGAGCACGCTGATGTCGCCGAGGAGTTCGCTGAGTGGCCTGACGACGGTTGGCGAAGGCACCGCCGCGGATGCTTTGAAGGCCTTGACGGGTGAATCACCTATTGGCTCCGATATAAATGAGCCTAGCGAACCAGACACGCCAGAAGTTTTCGAAGCGGTGGCGCGCCCACGGCCAAAGAGCCTTCTCACCAGAGAGGAACGAATCGTCAAAATGAAGGAGGAGCGTGAGCAAAAGGCACAGGCTCGcaaagacatggatgctACAAGGGGCATGCTAAGAGAGCTGGAGACAGTCATCAACTTGCGGCCGAAGAATCGTGCCAGTGCTCCTCCGTCCGACCGAGTTGCCTCCTTGTAAAACATACAATCGGAGCGACAATGTGTAACGACTCTTATATTTACACAACCAGTTTACTCTTTACTATTTATATTTCCCGCCTGTGTTTCTTGGCGGCAAAACGGTACACAGCACAATCTAGGCGCACAGGCAACATCGCACAGGGGTTCTAGGAGTATACGGCGTCAACTAGACGGTTCAGGATACGGTGACAAAGATGGGTTTGTTTCATTCCGGGTTAAGCGCAAACAACAATTTTATACGCAGAAGCGGTTCTGGTTACATGACTAGGATGGTGGAGTGTCACCTTTGGGTTCAATTCTGGTGCAACTTTGATTCCATGCAGCTCGTGCCGCGGCTGGTACGATGCTGCATTTACTTTTTGCATTACTTGTATATACTGTTATTTCTTTTC
This window contains:
- a CDS encoding proliferating cell nuclear antigen (similar to Colletotrichum gloeosporioides Nara gc5 XP_007276258.1); its protein translation is MEPIVYEESPLADYLKDGGDGSEADWAAMDSSPPRPLSTLSDSSPPPSPSPFAPTGRPMVKSRFRGKVPTALQTNAPRAIRTTTLQSIRRNCSAAVVASIDRADNSKFLEQFRYTIIASQLLSGTSILGHRPSAANVSHAGDDDTKQSLLSTEGILASVLGALAIAVVLSWILGSAPSYVTRKRLAFLVVLVAAAAFLGQIYMRRQWLRYRREQSLAEIAAFVSNSNDFDSASEATLSLVQEVELVSRGYRISAPLPPISRLEDRNQARKCVRLRKALKNSFADVLDAYKQMSNLIRGFSEQTELEKYYDMYDINDLDMSDALQGFSETEFEDSESLRTLKILAARFHTTRKMLLCALLALDANGEGSDLLRWTTAVEVLRNLNASTKAAFYKLQNILTEAESFPVPPTPKIPLTPGRERWRSQLRKLNSLSTGIRGLQAKLHLLREESDRALDDSNDVSELGPNLMSQYESIGVDLKELMSAWEEGKAALALGIDRNEKRLSSMSTLMSPRSSLSGLTTVGEGTAADALKALTGESPIGSDINEPSEPDTPEVFEAVARPRPKSLLTREERIVKMKEEREQKAQARKDMDATRGMLRELETVINLRPKNRASAPPSDRVASL